In Candidatus Brocadia sp., the following proteins share a genomic window:
- a CDS encoding formate--tetrahydrofolate ligase, translating into MALDPTKHADWEIAEDAETRMKTVYQLAEELGLEKEELLPHGHYVAKVDFNKVLKRVEKKSDGKFIDVTAITPTPLGEGKSTTTMGLVQGLGKRNKKVIGAIRQPSGGPTMNIKGSAAGGGLSQCIPLTPFSLGLTGDINAIINAHNLAMVALTSRIQHEFNYDDERLAKSNLKRLDIDPDRIELKWIIDFCAQVLRKIIIGIGGRMDGFMMESGFAIAVSSELMAILSVATDLKDMRERIGKMVVAYDKKGKPITTSDLEVAGAMTAWMVGAINPNLMQTIEGQPVFVHAGPFANIAIGQSSIIADRIGLKLGDYHVTESGFGADIGFEKFWNLKCRYSGHRPNAAVIVTTVRAMKCHGGAPIPVPGRPLDSCYKEENVAWVEKGTENLVHHIETVRKAGINPVVCINHFHTDTDAEIKVIRKIADAAGARVAVSQHWLKGGEGALELADAVIDACNHPTNFKFLYDLSTPLKTRIELIAKEAYGADGVDFTPEALTKIKALDNDPDISQMGTCMVKTHLSVTDNPQIKGAPKGWRLRIRDILTFKGAGFVVPMAGDIKLMPGTSSDPAFRRVDVDVNTGKVKGLF; encoded by the coding sequence ATGGCGTTGGATCCCACCAAGCATGCAGATTGGGAAATAGCAGAAGATGCTGAAACTCGAATGAAGACGGTGTATCAATTGGCTGAAGAATTAGGCCTTGAGAAAGAAGAGCTACTCCCCCATGGACATTACGTAGCAAAGGTTGATTTTAATAAGGTTTTAAAACGGGTTGAGAAAAAATCCGACGGGAAATTCATTGATGTAACCGCCATAACCCCAACTCCTTTGGGTGAGGGGAAATCCACCACTACCATGGGACTGGTACAGGGTTTAGGAAAAAGAAATAAAAAGGTTATCGGGGCCATTCGTCAGCCATCAGGGGGGCCAACGATGAACATCAAGGGGTCTGCCGCTGGTGGTGGTCTTTCCCAATGCATCCCTTTGACTCCTTTTTCCCTTGGCTTGACAGGGGATATTAATGCCATTATAAATGCCCACAACCTGGCTATGGTCGCTCTTACATCCAGAATACAACATGAATTCAATTATGATGACGAAAGGCTTGCAAAAAGTAATTTAAAACGTCTTGATATCGACCCAGATAGAATCGAACTGAAGTGGATTATCGACTTTTGTGCCCAGGTATTGAGAAAAATCATCATCGGTATTGGTGGTAGAATGGATGGCTTTATGATGGAGTCTGGTTTTGCCATAGCAGTATCTTCTGAACTTATGGCAATTCTTTCAGTAGCTACAGATTTAAAAGACATGAGAGAACGGATAGGAAAGATGGTTGTTGCTTACGACAAAAAAGGTAAACCAATAACGACGAGCGATCTTGAAGTGGCTGGCGCTATGACTGCATGGATGGTGGGTGCCATTAACCCAAACCTCATGCAAACCATTGAAGGACAACCGGTGTTCGTTCATGCGGGGCCTTTTGCCAATATTGCCATCGGGCAGTCCTCGATTATTGCCGATAGGATTGGCTTGAAATTAGGTGATTACCATGTGACCGAATCTGGATTTGGTGCGGATATCGGATTTGAAAAATTCTGGAACTTAAAGTGCCGTTACTCAGGACATCGCCCAAATGCAGCGGTAATTGTTACCACTGTACGTGCAATGAAATGCCATGGTGGTGCTCCTATTCCCGTACCCGGACGTCCTCTGGATTCGTGCTATAAAGAAGAAAATGTCGCGTGGGTAGAAAAGGGAACGGAAAATCTTGTCCATCACATAGAAACGGTAAGGAAAGCCGGAATTAACCCTGTGGTTTGTATTAATCACTTCCATACGGATACAGACGCCGAAATTAAAGTAATCCGAAAAATAGCAGATGCGGCAGGGGCCCGTGTTGCAGTATCTCAGCACTGGCTAAAAGGTGGTGAGGGTGCTTTAGAACTTGCTGACGCGGTAATTGATGCATGTAACCACCCCACGAACTTTAAATTCCTTTATGACTTAAGTACACCTTTAAAGACGCGTATTGAACTGATTGCAAAGGAAGCTTATGGTGCGGATGGAGTTGATTTTACCCCGGAGGCCTTAACAAAAATCAAGGCATTGGACAATGACCCTGATATTTCTCAAATGGGAACTTGCATGGTGAAAACCCATCTTTCCGTCACTGATAATCCACAAATAAAAGGCGCACCGAAGGGCTGGAGATTACGTATTCGGGATATATTGACCTTTAAAGGTGCTGGTTTTGTAGTACCAATGGCAGGAGATATTAAACTCATGCCGGGAACGAGTTCTGACCCTGCATTCCGACGTGTGGATGTTGACGTAAACACGGGAAAAGTAAAGGGGCTTTTCTAA
- a CDS encoding porin, which produces MKNVNSWGLVGILCSALTGFAAPAFAQEAAPLPVAMAPSEEGRLASFFKSVEISGFIDTYYSYNFSKPDDQRGSAGGFARDGAQGDWIDVRAFDRENNSFTLDNIEISVFKPSTEKDPIGFGFTTNYGEIAQRLTFIPSDGRVDDDDFTVSQGFVTYKAPVGKGIDFKFGKFATWIGAELWESVDNPNFSRSLLYQNAIPFTNTGLAVSYPVLDSLTVTGYLVNGWDTFVDNNDSKTFGYQFNWKISDNTSFIVNGSHGAEQDEDIAADADGNIRHFWDLILALKPFEKTAFNLNFDFGTEEGAAGAASGFLPGEGNGKWWGFSGIINQDITDYFGVALRGEYFDDHDGARIGVSALHLWEVTVTANFKIRENLLVRPEVRYDEGSEDIFNGHNDELTTAIDLAYLF; this is translated from the coding sequence ATGAAGAATGTAAATAGTTGGGGGTTGGTGGGTATATTGTGCAGTGCGCTGACAGGTTTCGCTGCGCCGGCTTTTGCGCAAGAAGCAGCGCCTTTACCTGTAGCCATGGCTCCATCCGAAGAGGGTAGGTTAGCCAGTTTTTTCAAAAGCGTAGAAATAAGTGGTTTTATTGATACGTATTATAGTTATAATTTCTCAAAACCGGATGACCAGCGGGGTTCTGCCGGTGGTTTTGCCCGCGACGGGGCACAGGGAGACTGGATAGATGTAAGGGCATTCGATAGGGAAAACAATTCCTTTACCCTGGACAATATTGAAATCTCCGTTTTCAAACCATCTACAGAAAAAGACCCCATCGGTTTTGGGTTTACCACAAATTATGGTGAAATTGCACAAAGGTTGACATTCATACCGAGCGATGGTCGGGTTGATGACGATGATTTTACCGTAAGCCAGGGTTTTGTGACGTACAAGGCTCCCGTTGGAAAGGGCATTGATTTTAAATTCGGTAAATTCGCCACCTGGATCGGTGCAGAACTCTGGGAAAGCGTGGACAATCCCAACTTCTCCCGTTCACTCCTGTATCAGAATGCGATCCCATTTACCAATACGGGTTTGGCCGTAAGCTATCCTGTATTGGATAGCTTAACCGTGACAGGTTATCTTGTGAATGGCTGGGATACCTTTGTTGACAATAATGACAGTAAGACTTTCGGGTATCAGTTCAACTGGAAAATAAGTGATAATACAAGCTTTATTGTTAATGGTAGCCACGGAGCAGAACAAGATGAAGACATTGCGGCAGACGCTGATGGAAATATAAGACATTTCTGGGATTTGATCCTGGCATTAAAACCTTTTGAAAAGACAGCCTTTAACCTTAACTTTGATTTTGGTACAGAAGAGGGCGCTGCAGGGGCGGCTAGCGGTTTCTTGCCAGGAGAAGGCAACGGTAAATGGTGGGGTTTCTCAGGTATTATTAATCAAGATATTACAGATTACTTTGGCGTAGCACTAAGAGGTGAATATTTTGATGACCACGACGGAGCCAGGATAGGCGTTTCTGCTCTTCATCTCTGGGAAGTTACCGTTACCGCCAACTTCAAGATCAGGGAGAATTTACTTGTCAGACCCGAGGTACGTTATGACGAAGGAAGCGAAGATATATTTAACGGTCATAACGATGAGCTTACAACAGCAATTGATCTTGCCTATTTATTCTAA
- a CDS encoding tetratricopeptide repeat protein, whose translation MKNGPIYKENQFFVFTLILISAFCFLLYLNATHGRFVYDDFKIIVENSFIKEWKYLPKIFTKDYFSISGEMSYRPLVTISYFVDYAIWRLNPSGFHLTNVILHTVNSVLFYLFLRTVLDNNKIVLLSVFFFLTHPLLVETVNAVGYREDLLSATFLLVSLICFIKSDTLLYRESGKKSRFLVYYAISLVAYLCALFSKEMAITLPALLILFAVFSDQKPWPAIARRFKGIYIGHLAITLFYFVIRFIVFSNPALKAAYQPGGFWVNAFTMITILASYIKLSFFPLNLNADYVVSLVTHPLEVSSVLSITLLISIFIIFAILCKTKNIFACWMAWFFITLLPIMNILPIGNIMAERYLYISVMGFCVVKGILIYRITDRTLSPRAIPLRRIVQLVLVTLMIGGYGISIIWKNGNWRDELTLWTKTIVRSPNSYRAHCNLGNVYIERGLIERAQKEYQTALSINPKDANVHSNLGNVYSKQGLNDKAFGEYSEAVQLDRNYAPPHNNLGNIYFNQGSLDKARLEYEEALRIKPDYSLAHNGLGNIYNRMGNLDKAMEEFKKSLYYDSKYIPALINLGVNYAKRGRLNEAVIEFKKAIELDGNQSLGHYNLGLAYEKLGKQTEAINEYNIVIQLDPNNLNAHYALGCLYRGLGLADNAIDIFQKILIRKSNIPNVYKNLVFLYLDSKNDREMSQYYLKELLRIDPSQAQKEDIKQVLERLRLMGN comes from the coding sequence ATGAAAAACGGCCCGATTTACAAGGAGAATCAGTTTTTTGTATTTACTCTCATCTTGATATCCGCATTTTGTTTTTTGCTTTATTTAAATGCAACGCACGGCCGATTTGTCTATGATGATTTTAAGATTATTGTAGAAAATTCTTTCATTAAGGAATGGAAGTATCTTCCCAAAATCTTTACCAAAGATTATTTTTCTATTTCTGGGGAGATGAGTTATCGCCCCCTTGTTACAATCTCATATTTTGTTGATTATGCCATCTGGCGCTTAAATCCTTCTGGATTTCACCTCACCAATGTCATTTTGCATACAGTAAATTCGGTACTTTTTTATCTTTTTCTCCGTACCGTTTTAGACAACAATAAGATTGTTTTACTTTCAGTTTTTTTCTTTCTTACACACCCGTTACTTGTGGAAACCGTAAATGCCGTTGGCTATCGTGAAGATCTCTTATCAGCAACCTTTCTCCTTGTCTCTCTTATTTGTTTTATAAAATCCGATACCCTTCTTTATCGGGAAAGTGGTAAAAAGAGTCGATTTCTAGTTTATTATGCAATTTCTCTTGTAGCATATCTGTGTGCCCTCTTTTCAAAAGAAATGGCCATAACCCTTCCTGCCCTGCTTATATTGTTTGCGGTATTCTCTGATCAAAAGCCATGGCCGGCCATTGCGAGAAGATTTAAAGGAATCTATATAGGGCATCTTGCTATCACCCTATTCTACTTTGTAATTCGGTTTATTGTATTCAGTAATCCTGCATTAAAAGCTGCCTATCAACCCGGTGGTTTCTGGGTCAATGCCTTTACCATGATTACGATACTGGCATCCTATATCAAACTATCATTCTTTCCGCTTAATCTGAATGCGGACTATGTGGTCTCCCTTGTGACGCATCCACTGGAAGTGTCCTCTGTTCTTTCCATAACCTTGCTGATATCAATTTTTATCATATTTGCGATATTATGTAAAACGAAGAACATATTTGCCTGCTGGATGGCATGGTTCTTTATTACACTATTACCGATTATGAACATCCTTCCGATAGGCAATATCATGGCCGAAAGGTATCTCTATATCTCGGTAATGGGATTTTGCGTAGTAAAAGGAATTCTCATTTATCGGATCACAGACCGCACCCTGTCTCCGCGCGCTATTCCATTGAGGCGAATAGTACAACTTGTCCTGGTTACCTTAATGATCGGAGGATATGGGATTTCTATTATCTGGAAGAATGGGAATTGGCGGGACGAACTTACGCTATGGACAAAAACCATCGTACGTTCCCCCAATAGCTATCGTGCTCATTGTAATTTAGGAAATGTATACATAGAAAGGGGGCTTATTGAAAGGGCACAAAAGGAATATCAAACTGCGTTAAGCATAAATCCGAAGGACGCCAATGTTCATAGCAATCTTGGAAACGTTTACAGTAAACAGGGGCTTAACGACAAAGCCTTCGGTGAATACTCTGAGGCCGTTCAATTAGACAGAAATTATGCACCACCCCATAACAATCTTGGCAATATCTATTTTAATCAGGGTTCTCTTGATAAGGCAAGGCTGGAGTACGAAGAGGCACTGAGGATAAAGCCTGACTACTCACTGGCCCATAACGGACTTGGCAATATTTATAACAGAATGGGAAACCTCGACAAGGCTATGGAAGAATTCAAAAAATCTCTTTATTACGACAGCAAGTACATTCCTGCACTGATTAATTTAGGTGTGAATTATGCCAAAAGAGGGCGGCTAAATGAAGCCGTTATTGAATTCAAAAAAGCTATTGAATTGGATGGTAATCAATCATTAGGCCATTACAATTTAGGTCTTGCCTATGAAAAATTGGGAAAACAAACTGAGGCTATTAATGAATACAATATCGTAATTCAGCTAGACCCCAACAATCTCAATGCTCACTACGCACTCGGCTGTTTATACCGCGGATTGGGCCTGGCAGATAATGCTATAGACATATTCCAGAAAATTCTTATACGTAAATCCAACATCCCAAATGTTTACAAAAACCTCGTTTTTTTATATCTCGATAGTAAGAATGATAGAGAAATGTCTCAATATTATCTGAAGGAATTATTAAGAATAGACCCATCACAGGCTCAAAAAGAGGATATCAAACAGGTTTTAGAACGTTTAAGACTAATGGGAAACTGA
- a CDS encoding tetratricopeptide repeat protein: protein MPSGVQALIETRINDAVDRLREHNQFDLKKLAHDYVKKWRYWAFIATAFAILEPVASYLIAPQLIKKWVKDHVQQRMTEPMLKEAADEAIRTKMGQYVEEKVNPLKSEADDLSKRIEVLTTEISAKQNQIEKNQTSLHEQLHVQQLAVASKAGSRKDYEELKGIAASESELQIYARAALKEIELYFDADRNQRAYITLVESISRQNPGFSVEEVIDIYHNSGLQEAAVNVLYDLNRKMAVQELCDSLDSEQDLRVIARMTRTLEKLTGERFRPLDTDAVKAWWSINRSRSEYKSPYGGYLKALTLIRRGSLTGNDVKQIISLLDETIQADPEALHARCLRGFYLMLLGNYDKAEEEFKEVEKHNKDYRWLLLYEAILLVVQNKIDQAIELLNKALERSPSLEIVAKQLILSKELITNPKIKWPSEKTKQLMAIEK, encoded by the coding sequence TTGCCATCCGGTGTTCAAGCATTAATTGAAACACGCATCAATGATGCAGTTGACCGATTGCGTGAACACAATCAATTTGATTTAAAGAAACTAGCTCATGATTATGTCAAGAAATGGCGATACTGGGCGTTTATTGCAACAGCGTTTGCAATACTTGAACCAGTGGCTTCGTATTTGATTGCACCCCAGCTAATCAAGAAATGGGTTAAAGATCATGTCCAACAGCGAATGACTGAGCCAATGTTAAAAGAAGCCGCTGATGAGGCAATTCGCACAAAAATGGGCCAATATGTGGAAGAGAAAGTTAATCCTCTGAAATCGGAAGCTGATGATTTGTCCAAGCGCATTGAGGTATTAACCACTGAGATATCAGCAAAACAGAATCAAATTGAAAAAAATCAAACTTCGCTTCATGAACAATTGCATGTCCAGCAATTAGCAGTGGCTTCAAAAGCAGGCTCACGTAAGGATTACGAAGAACTTAAAGGAATAGCAGCAAGCGAATCCGAATTACAGATTTATGCTCGAGCAGCCCTTAAAGAGATCGAGTTATACTTTGATGCAGATAGGAACCAGCGAGCATACATAACTTTAGTAGAATCAATTTCTAGGCAAAACCCAGGTTTTTCAGTTGAAGAAGTAATTGATATATATCATAATTCAGGCTTACAAGAAGCTGCTGTTAACGTTTTGTATGACCTAAATAGGAAAATGGCTGTGCAGGAACTTTGTGATTCCTTAGATTCAGAGCAGGACTTACGCGTGATTGCAAGAATGACTCGAACACTAGAGAAATTAACAGGTGAGCGATTTCGTCCGCTCGACACAGACGCTGTAAAAGCTTGGTGGTCAATAAATCGGAGCCGATCTGAGTATAAATCACCTTATGGTGGATATCTAAAAGCTTTGACCCTTATTAGGCGTGGAAGTTTGACCGGCAATGACGTAAAACAAATTATTTCTCTCTTGGATGAGACCATTCAGGCAGATCCCGAAGCTCTTCATGCAAGATGTTTACGTGGTTTCTACCTTATGCTACTTGGAAATTATGATAAAGCGGAAGAAGAATTCAAAGAGGTTGAAAAACACAACAAGGACTATCGATGGTTGCTACTCTACGAAGCAATATTGTTAGTAGTACAAAATAAGATCGACCAAGCAATAGAATTGTTAAACAAAGCATTAGAACGGTCTCCATCTCTTGAAATTGTTGCTAAACAATTAATATTATCCAAAGAGTTGATAACCAATCCAAAGATAAAATGGCCGAGTGAAAAAACAAAGCAGCTGATGGCGATTGAAAAGTAA
- a CDS encoding sulfurtransferase produces the protein MSYTTLISSLELVNHIADPNWTIVDCRFSLDDTERGRRDYLQAHIPGAVYSHLNEDLSGKIIPGTTGRHPLPRPETFAQTLSNWGIDAGVQVVAYDDKGGAMAAARLWWMLQWVGHDAVAVLDGGWQHWESKAYPVTSGVETRKPRIFIPRVRNDLVFNSTDVLKILHNPNFRLIDSRSADRYRGENETIDPVSGHIPGALSAPFAHNLDSEGLFLFKEDLKARFQHILGDVPPERTVFYCGSGVTASQNLLALAHAGLGNARLYAGSWSEWITNPDHPIAKGSG, from the coding sequence ATGTCTTACACAACCCTCATATCTTCTTTAGAACTGGTTAATCATATTGCTGATCCAAATTGGACGATTGTTGATTGTCGTTTTTCATTGGATGATACGGAACGTGGCCGGCGGGATTATCTTCAAGCCCATATCCCTGGCGCTGTCTACTCACACCTGAATGAAGACTTGTCCGGTAAGATCATTCCAGGCACAACAGGACGCCATCCGTTACCAAGACCTGAAACATTTGCCCAGACCCTGTCGAATTGGGGAATAGATGCAGGCGTTCAGGTGGTGGCTTATGACGATAAAGGTGGTGCAATGGCAGCAGCCAGACTCTGGTGGATGCTGCAATGGGTTGGCCATGATGCCGTTGCTGTCTTGGACGGTGGTTGGCAACACTGGGAAAGCAAAGCTTACCCAGTGACAAGCGGTGTTGAGACCCGAAAACCAAGAATCTTTATTCCCAGAGTTCGAAACGATTTGGTATTCAATTCTACAGATGTATTGAAGATACTGCATAATCCAAACTTTCGTTTAATTGATTCCCGAAGTGCCGACCGCTATCGTGGTGAAAACGAAACGATTGATCCGGTATCTGGTCATATTCCCGGTGCGCTATCCGCCCCTTTCGCTCATAATCTTGATTCGGAGGGTCTCTTCCTCTTCAAAGAGGATTTGAAAGCCCGCTTCCAGCACATCCTTGGTGATGTACCACCCGAACGTACGGTTTTTTACTGTGGTTCTGGTGTTACCGCATCACAGAACCTTCTTGCCTTGGCTCACGCAGGTTTAGGAAATGCTCGTTTGTATGCCGGTTCATGGAGCGAATGGATTACCAACCCTGATCATCCAATCGCAAAGGGCTCAGGTTAA
- a CDS encoding 4Fe-4S dicluster domain-containing protein produces the protein MLKKKFIKENCVTCKQCMIECAVRHSTSRDLYEAFTETPKSQYRLQVSIRKDKPHMTVCQNCTKPKCMAACEYGAITKYEDGNVIIDTKKCVGCWACVTECPFGAITKDTELNFAFNCDDCKGFDTMACVEACKTGALVYTEKHARYQPV, from the coding sequence ATGCTTAAGAAGAAATTTATAAAAGAGAACTGTGTAACCTGCAAGCAATGCATGATAGAGTGTGCAGTGAGACACTCGACCTCAAGGGACCTGTATGAAGCTTTTACAGAAACCCCCAAATCCCAATACCGGTTACAAGTATCCATAAGGAAAGACAAACCACATATGACGGTATGCCAGAATTGTACAAAACCCAAGTGTATGGCTGCTTGTGAGTACGGGGCAATCACAAAATATGAAGATGGGAATGTGATCATCGATACAAAAAAATGTGTCGGGTGCTGGGCATGTGTAACCGAATGTCCTTTCGGTGCCATTACGAAAGATACCGAACTCAACTTTGCCTTCAATTGTGATGATTGCAAGGGGTTTGATACTATGGCTTGCGTTGAGGCATGTAAGACCGGGGCACTGGTATATACCGAGAAGCACGCTCGATATCAGCCAGTATAA